In the genome of Flavobacterium panacagri, one region contains:
- a CDS encoding RagB/SusD family nutrient uptake outer membrane protein has translation MKKIYISIFVLAAFTFTGCADDYLDVKQTETISTDDIELFNNDNGAKTFVTSIYSKFLDWDMSSFGWIGLASITSDDADKGSTPSDTGTDKDVLDALTYNASNPSAESTFNANYDGINRCNQALAILPKLDKADPALRERLMAEAKFLRAFMYFTLVKCYGGVPIVDHVSSLPLSAEDKAMQLTRKTAAEVYAFIEKDLTEAAAVLPNKSQYADAEKARASKGACYALLAKVSLYQKKWQSVVDNCNLVTGYIISPDYAKMFRLEGENDGESIFEINGNGAVPARGIQGYSNTQGVRDAWGWGFNQPSQSLVNAYETGDVRKDATIIFRGTTLYDGRVIPQIYDKDGNVDTTLNPRYNFKAYSSAYTSAWETDANIKYLRYGEVLLMKAEALNELNQTSEAISLLNIIRHRAGLGDTPATSQAAVRTAIWKERRVELAFEFDRFFDLVRTGQAKDAFTADGKVFTVGKNELFPIPASFILIAEGMSSQNPGYN, from the coding sequence ATGAAAAAGATATATATATCAATCTTCGTTTTAGCAGCATTTACTTTTACTGGATGTGCTGATGATTACCTAGATGTTAAACAAACAGAAACTATTTCTACAGATGATATCGAATTGTTTAACAATGACAACGGAGCAAAAACTTTTGTGACTTCAATCTACAGTAAATTCTTAGATTGGGATATGAGTTCATTCGGATGGATTGGATTAGCCAGTATTACATCTGATGATGCTGATAAAGGATCAACTCCAAGTGATACTGGTACAGATAAAGATGTTTTAGATGCCCTAACTTATAATGCATCAAATCCATCTGCTGAAAGTACTTTTAATGCAAACTATGACGGAATCAACAGATGTAACCAAGCATTAGCGATTCTTCCTAAATTAGATAAAGCTGATCCTGCATTAAGAGAAAGATTAATGGCGGAGGCAAAATTTTTAAGAGCTTTTATGTATTTTACTTTAGTGAAATGTTATGGAGGTGTGCCAATTGTAGATCATGTATCTAGTCTTCCATTATCTGCAGAAGATAAAGCCATGCAGTTAACTCGTAAAACAGCTGCTGAAGTTTATGCTTTTATTGAAAAAGATCTTACTGAAGCTGCTGCAGTTTTACCAAATAAATCGCAGTATGCTGATGCTGAAAAAGCAAGAGCATCAAAAGGAGCTTGTTATGCTTTGTTGGCAAAAGTTAGTTTGTATCAGAAAAAATGGCAAAGTGTTGTTGATAATTGCAACTTGGTTACAGGATATATTATTTCTCCAGATTATGCTAAAATGTTCAGGCTTGAAGGAGAAAATGACGGAGAGTCTATTTTTGAAATAAACGGAAATGGTGCAGTACCAGCTCGTGGAATTCAAGGATATTCTAATACTCAAGGTGTTCGTGATGCATGGGGATGGGGATTCAATCAGCCTTCTCAAAGTTTGGTAAATGCTTATGAAACTGGAGATGTTAGAAAAGATGCAACTATCATTTTTAGAGGAACAACTTTATATGACGGAAGAGTAATTCCTCAAATATATGATAAAGATGGTAATGTAGATACTACGCTTAATCCGAGATATAACTTTAAGGCTTATTCTTCTGCTTACACAAGTGCATGGGAAACAGATGCTAACATTAAATATTTAAGATACGGAGAAGTATTATTAATGAAAGCGGAAGCTTTAAATGAATTAAATCAAACTTCAGAAGCAATTTCATTATTAAACATAATCAGACACAGAGCTGGTTTAGGTGATACTCCAGCAACTTCTCAAGCGGCGGTTAGAACTGCAATCTGGAAGGAAAGAAGAGTTGAATTAGCATTCGAATTTGACAGATTCTTCGACTTAGTGAGAACTGGTCAGGCAAAAGATGCTTTTACAGCAGACGGAAAAGTATTTACAGTAGGTAAAAATGAATTGTTCCCAATTCCAGCATCATTTATTTTGATTGCTGAGGGAATGTCTTCTCAAAACCCTGGATATAATTAA
- a CDS encoding glucoamylase family protein, with product MIRISVLFLAFTFFGCGNTDKSKKDVQENTSVVAALTDEQLLDAVQKQTFKYFWDYAEPNSGLARERYHPDGNYPENDSNIVTTGGSGFGLMALVSGMSQGYITKEQGVERLNKIADFLGKADRFHGAWSHWIDGNTGKVKPFGTKDNGGDLVETSFLVAGMITVREYLKDGSEKEKAVAQKFDALWKGVDWQWYTNHKNVLYWHWSPNYAWQMNFPLQGYNECLITYVMAASSPTHSIDAKAYHEGWARGGEIVSPKTKYNLPLILKHNGAEEFGGPLFWAHYSYVGLDPNQLSDKYANYWDLNVNQTKINYQYCVENPNKIPGYGPEYWGLTASYSRNPDGSIGYNAHMPSNDQGVISPTAAISSIVYTPKESMTFIRNLYENHKKETWGDAGFYDALSLGNKWVAKRYLAIDQGPEVVMIENYRTGLLWKLFMNAPEVKQGLTKLGFKSGKYGI from the coding sequence ATGATTAGAATTTCAGTTTTATTTTTAGCTTTTACTTTTTTTGGTTGCGGTAATACCGATAAATCAAAAAAGGATGTACAGGAAAATACTTCTGTTGTTGCTGCATTAACAGATGAACAGCTATTAGATGCTGTTCAAAAACAAACTTTTAAGTACTTCTGGGATTATGCTGAACCAAATTCTGGATTGGCCAGAGAGCGTTACCATCCTGACGGAAATTATCCTGAAAACGATTCAAATATTGTAACAACAGGCGGTTCAGGTTTTGGATTAATGGCTTTGGTTTCAGGAATGTCTCAAGGATATATTACAAAAGAACAAGGAGTTGAAAGACTAAACAAAATTGCAGATTTTTTAGGCAAAGCAGATCGTTTTCATGGAGCATGGTCACATTGGATCGACGGAAATACAGGAAAAGTAAAACCTTTTGGAACCAAGGATAACGGTGGTGATTTGGTAGAAACCTCATTTTTGGTTGCAGGAATGATTACAGTTCGTGAATATCTTAAAGATGGTTCTGAAAAAGAGAAAGCAGTTGCTCAAAAATTTGATGCACTTTGGAAAGGTGTAGACTGGCAATGGTATACTAATCATAAGAATGTTTTGTATTGGCATTGGTCGCCAAATTATGCCTGGCAGATGAACTTTCCTCTACAAGGATATAATGAATGCCTGATTACTTATGTAATGGCGGCATCTTCACCAACTCATTCAATTGATGCAAAAGCGTATCATGAAGGATGGGCAAGAGGCGGAGAAATAGTTTCTCCAAAAACAAAATACAATCTGCCTTTAATTTTAAAGCATAATGGTGCTGAAGAATTTGGCGGGCCTTTATTCTGGGCGCATTATTCTTACGTTGGTTTAGATCCAAATCAATTAAGTGATAAATATGCTAATTATTGGGATTTAAATGTAAATCAGACCAAAATCAATTATCAGTATTGTGTTGAAAACCCTAACAAAATTCCTGGATACGGCCCAGAATATTGGGGATTAACAGCATCTTATTCTAGAAATCCTGATGGTTCTATTGGATATAATGCACATATGCCAAGCAATGATCAAGGCGTGATTTCGCCTACTGCAGCAATCAGTTCAATTGTTTATACGCCAAAAGAGTCTATGACTTTTATCCGCAATTTATACGAAAATCATAAAAAAGAAACTTGGGGAGATGCGGGATTCTACGATGCACTTAGTTTAGGAAATAAATGGGTTGCAAAACGTTATCTGGCAATTGATCAAGGGCCTGAAGTAGTGATGATTGAAAATTACAGAACAGGTCTTTTATGGAAATTATTCATGAATGCACCTGAGGTAAAACAAGGTTTAACAAAACTTGGATTTAAATCTGGGAAATACGGAATCTAA
- a CDS encoding prolyl oligopeptidase family serine peptidase — MSKYELGYVLHKPKNTKEKKPLIVFISGDGEKGTDLEKVKVHGPLKYLKTHQLDAYVLAPQCKEDENWDIESIYQLILKIQKENKIDSERIYVTGLSSGGWASWNLAFAHPDLFAANVPVAGFVDLIQLEHACEIANIPTRIFHGLLDDVVNVNYAITIYKELKKCNAKDVKLTIFDDANHDSWTRVYDNQEIYDWMFQQKKTNTNK; from the coding sequence ATGTCAAAGTATGAACTTGGTTATGTTTTGCATAAACCAAAAAATACTAAAGAGAAAAAGCCTTTGATTGTTTTTATTTCTGGTGATGGAGAAAAAGGAACCGATCTTGAAAAAGTGAAAGTTCATGGTCCTTTAAAATATTTAAAAACACACCAATTGGATGCTTACGTTCTGGCTCCGCAGTGCAAAGAAGATGAAAATTGGGATATAGAGTCGATTTATCAGCTGATTCTAAAAATTCAGAAAGAGAATAAAATCGATTCAGAAAGAATATATGTTACTGGTTTGAGCTCAGGAGGTTGGGCTTCTTGGAATTTGGCTTTTGCACATCCGGATCTATTTGCAGCAAACGTACCTGTCGCTGGTTTTGTAGATTTAATTCAGTTAGAACACGCTTGTGAAATAGCCAATATTCCAACCAGAATTTTCCACGGACTATTGGACGATGTAGTAAATGTAAATTATGCCATCACGATTTACAAAGAATTGAAAAAATGTAATGCAAAAGATGTTAAGCTGACCATTTTTGATGATGCAAATCATGACAGCTGGACAAGAGTTTATGATAATCAAGAAATCTATGACTGGATGTTCCAGCAGAAAAAAACGAATACAAACAAATAA
- the bglX gene encoding beta-glucosidase BglX: protein MKNKLVLLFLGCAVLGYAQKKPSKNTVKIKPKSEFVAELMSKMTLEEKLGQLNLPTSGDITTGQANSSNVAKNIAEGKVGGLFNIKSVQKIKEVQKIAVEQSRLKIPLLFGMDVIHGYETTFPISLGLSCTWDMALIERSAQIAAKEASADGINWTFSPMVDVSRDPRWGRVSEGSGEDPYLGSQIAKAMVNGYQQHDLSKNNSILACVKHFALYGAPEAGRDYNTVDMSHIRMFNDYFPPYKAAVDAGVGSVMASFNEVDGIPATGNKWLMTDVLRKQWGFKGFVVTDFTGIPEMIEHGMGNLQDVSALALNAGVEMDMVGEGFLGTLKKSLDEKRVSIETIDNAVKLILEAKYDLGLFQDPYKYCDEKRAKTEIFTTDSRKEARQIAAQSLVLLKNQNQLLPLKKSGTIGLIGPLADAKENMPGTWSVATKMENAVSLLRGIKEVAGAGTKVLYAKGSNLDYDETFETNATMFGKTLHRDARSKEEMLAEALKVAEQSDVIVAALGESAEMSGESSSRTNLEIPQAQKDLLNALLKTGKPVVLVLFDGRPLVITDEEKSVPAILNAWFAGTEAGYAIADVLFGDVNPSGKLTSTFPRSVGQLPIYYAHKNTGRPLSNTEGKFEKFRSNYIDERNEPLFPFGFGLSYTTFDYSNLKISSDKMNSTGKLKVTVDVTNTGNFDGKETVQLYIRDLVGSVTRPVRELKGFQKITLKKGEKQTVSFDITVEDLKFYNSDLQFVAEPGQFDIFIGGNSNADKKVSFELTK, encoded by the coding sequence ATGAAAAACAAATTAGTCTTACTTTTTTTAGGATGCGCTGTTTTGGGTTATGCTCAGAAAAAGCCTTCTAAAAATACAGTGAAAATTAAACCCAAGTCTGAATTTGTGGCGGAATTAATGTCAAAAATGACATTGGAAGAAAAATTAGGGCAGTTAAATTTACCAACTTCGGGCGATATTACTACAGGGCAAGCAAACAGCTCAAATGTTGCAAAAAATATTGCTGAAGGTAAAGTGGGCGGTTTGTTCAATATAAAATCAGTTCAAAAAATTAAAGAAGTACAGAAAATTGCTGTTGAACAAAGCCGTTTAAAAATTCCATTGCTTTTTGGTATGGATGTTATTCACGGTTACGAGACAACATTCCCAATTTCGTTAGGATTATCTTGTACTTGGGATATGGCTTTAATTGAAAGAAGTGCGCAGATTGCAGCGAAAGAAGCAAGTGCAGACGGAATCAACTGGACATTCTCTCCAATGGTTGATGTGTCTCGCGATCCAAGATGGGGAAGAGTTTCTGAAGGTTCAGGAGAAGATCCGTATTTAGGAAGCCAAATTGCGAAAGCAATGGTTAACGGATATCAGCAGCACGATCTTTCTAAAAACAATTCAATTTTAGCTTGTGTAAAACACTTTGCATTATATGGTGCTCCAGAAGCTGGACGTGATTATAACACAGTTGATATGAGCCATATCAGAATGTTCAATGATTATTTCCCTCCTTACAAAGCAGCAGTTGATGCAGGTGTAGGTTCGGTTATGGCATCTTTTAACGAAGTGGACGGAATTCCAGCAACTGGAAACAAATGGTTAATGACTGACGTTTTAAGAAAACAATGGGGCTTTAAAGGTTTTGTGGTAACCGATTTTACAGGAATTCCCGAAATGATCGAACATGGAATGGGGAATCTTCAAGATGTTTCTGCTTTAGCATTAAACGCTGGAGTTGAAATGGATATGGTTGGAGAAGGTTTCTTAGGAACTTTAAAAAAATCTTTGGATGAAAAAAGAGTTTCAATCGAAACAATCGACAATGCTGTAAAATTGATTTTAGAAGCAAAATACGATTTAGGATTATTCCAAGATCCTTATAAATATTGTGATGAGAAAAGAGCTAAAACGGAGATCTTCACAACTGATAGCAGAAAAGAAGCGCGTCAGATTGCAGCGCAGTCTTTGGTTTTATTAAAAAACCAAAATCAGTTATTGCCTCTTAAAAAATCAGGGACAATTGGTTTAATCGGGCCGTTAGCAGATGCGAAAGAAAACATGCCGGGAACTTGGAGCGTAGCTACAAAAATGGAAAATGCGGTTTCATTATTAAGAGGAATCAAAGAAGTTGCTGGAGCAGGAACTAAGGTTTTGTATGCAAAAGGAAGCAACTTAGATTACGATGAAACGTTTGAAACTAATGCAACCATGTTCGGGAAAACATTACATCGTGATGCTCGTTCAAAAGAAGAAATGTTAGCAGAAGCTTTAAAAGTTGCGGAACAGTCAGATGTAATTGTGGCAGCTTTAGGAGAATCTGCAGAAATGAGTGGAGAATCTAGCAGTCGTACCAACTTAGAAATTCCACAAGCGCAGAAAGATTTATTAAACGCTTTATTGAAAACAGGAAAACCAGTTGTTTTAGTTTTATTTGATGGACGTCCGTTAGTTATTACTGACGAAGAGAAATCAGTTCCAGCTATTTTAAATGCTTGGTTCGCAGGAACAGAAGCAGGTTACGCTATCGCTGATGTTTTATTTGGAGATGTAAATCCATCTGGAAAATTGACTTCAACTTTCCCAAGAAGTGTTGGACAATTGCCAATTTATTATGCACACAAAAATACAGGAAGACCGCTTTCTAACACTGAAGGAAAATTCGAAAAATTCAGATCAAATTATATTGACGAAAGAAACGAGCCATTATTCCCATTCGGATTTGGATTAAGCTACACGACTTTCGATTATTCAAACTTGAAAATTTCTTCAGATAAAATGAATTCGACGGGAAAATTAAAAGTAACTGTTGATGTAACAAACACTGGAAATTTTGACGGAAAAGAAACAGTTCAATTATACATTAGAGATTTAGTTGGTTCTGTAACAAGACCAGTTAGAGAATTGAAAGGTTTCCAAAAAATAACTCTTAAAAAAGGAGAGAAACAAACAGTAAGTTTTGACATTACTGTAGAGGATTTAAAATTTTATAACTCTGATTTACAGTTCGTAGCAGAGCCTGGGCAGTTTGATATCTTCATTGGAGGTAATTCAAATGCCGATAAGAAAGTTAGTTTTGAGTTAACTAAATAG
- a CDS encoding glycerophosphodiester phosphodiesterase family protein, whose translation MKNFKIVSSVVFVLVFSFCNAQKNAIVAHRGAWKKNNLPENSIASLRHAIDLKLPGSEFDVWRTADDSLVINHDAHYNKMLIEETNYADLIKFKLSNGEKLPTLHEYISEGKRNNKKTLLVCEIKPSEISKERGQKTGVAAVETIKKIKADKNTCYISFDYDILKAIRKVDAKTSLQYLEGNKSPKEVKAANINGVDYHYSVFQKHPEWIQEAKDNKVILNAWTVNEAADMDWLIEHKFNYITTNEPELLSERLKIKK comes from the coding sequence ATGAAGAATTTTAAAATAGTAAGTTCAGTTGTTTTTGTGCTTGTTTTTTCTTTTTGTAATGCACAGAAAAATGCGATTGTAGCACATCGTGGCGCGTGGAAAAAGAATAATCTGCCAGAAAACTCCATCGCATCATTAAGACATGCAATTGACTTAAAACTGCCAGGATCAGAGTTTGATGTTTGGAGAACCGCTGATGATTCGCTTGTGATCAATCATGATGCACATTACAATAAAATGCTGATTGAAGAAACGAATTACGCCGATTTAATCAAGTTTAAGCTTTCTAACGGAGAAAAACTTCCAACGCTTCACGAGTATATCTCAGAAGGAAAAAGAAACAATAAAAAGACTCTTTTAGTCTGTGAAATAAAACCATCAGAAATCAGTAAAGAAAGAGGACAAAAAACGGGTGTAGCAGCAGTCGAAACCATTAAAAAAATAAAAGCCGATAAAAACACCTGCTACATCAGTTTTGATTATGATATTCTAAAAGCAATCAGAAAAGTGGATGCTAAAACTTCACTGCAATATTTGGAAGGAAATAAATCTCCAAAAGAAGTGAAAGCAGCTAACATCAATGGTGTCGATTATCATTATTCAGTCTTTCAAAAACATCCAGAATGGATTCAGGAGGCAAAAGATAATAAAGTGATTTTGAATGCGTGGACTGTAAATGAAGCTGCAGATATGGATTGGCTTATAGAACACAAATTCAATTACATTACAACAAATGAGCCCGAACTTTTAAGCGAAAGATTAAAAATCAAAAAATAA
- a CDS encoding discoidin domain-containing protein → MKKRYKLPALPILFVILFSHSLLAQKLGKTEWFDPNKPATTYCNPINIGYNYTTHNHNGIPESRRSSADPVIITYKGEYYLFATNQAGFFWSKDMSDWNFVYGSFQRQPGDDDQCAPAAWVVNDTLFYVGSTWKRDHPIWKTADPKSGRWTRHVDKAMLPTWDPAIFQDDDKKVYMYYGSSGKLPLVGVEVDYNTWLPKGNQADYAILYKATEVEDIQKPYGQIKEVVGLDPSAHGWERFGPNNDMEPAPWGNFIEGAWMTKHNGKYYMQYGAPATEFKGYANGVHVGDNPLGPFTYQKHNPMSYKPGGFVIGAGHGNTFADNYGNYWNTGTCKISIKDRFERRIDMFPAGFDKDDVMYSITSYGDFPIVLPTSERDQTKGASSGWMLLSYKKPVTVSSSEECMEVETHRMDNGGKKVYEKFCYGPENLTDENIQTYWSAKTSNPGEWLQMDLGRPMEVKALQINYADHKATQFNKAMDIYYQYKIFMSDDAQNWTLVVDKSKNDKDAPHDYVELTKPFKARYIKMENIHNASGLFAISDFRVFGNGLASKPKAVASFKVDRNKADSRNAMISWKKQNDAVGYNIYYGITPDKLYNSIMVYGDNTYDFRGLDKGTKYYFTIEPFNENGIGSKNKIIEVK, encoded by the coding sequence ATGAAAAAAAGATATAAACTGCCTGCATTGCCAATCTTATTTGTGATTCTTTTTAGTCACAGTCTTTTGGCACAAAAATTAGGTAAAACGGAATGGTTTGATCCTAATAAACCAGCAACTACATATTGTAATCCAATTAATATTGGCTACAATTATACCACTCACAATCACAATGGAATTCCAGAATCTCGTCGTTCAAGCGCTGATCCTGTTATTATAACTTACAAAGGAGAGTATTATTTATTTGCCACTAATCAAGCAGGTTTTTTCTGGAGCAAAGACATGTCAGATTGGAATTTTGTTTACGGAAGTTTTCAAAGACAGCCGGGAGACGATGATCAATGTGCTCCTGCAGCTTGGGTTGTAAATGATACCTTATTTTACGTAGGATCAACTTGGAAAAGAGACCATCCCATCTGGAAAACTGCCGATCCAAAATCAGGAAGATGGACACGTCACGTAGACAAAGCAATGCTTCCAACTTGGGATCCAGCGATTTTTCAGGATGATGACAAAAAGGTATATATGTATTATGGTTCAAGCGGAAAACTACCGCTTGTAGGTGTTGAGGTGGATTATAATACTTGGCTCCCAAAAGGTAATCAGGCAGATTACGCAATATTATATAAAGCAACAGAAGTAGAAGATATTCAAAAACCTTATGGACAGATTAAAGAAGTCGTTGGTTTAGATCCTTCTGCTCATGGTTGGGAACGTTTTGGACCAAATAATGATATGGAACCAGCACCTTGGGGAAATTTCATTGAAGGAGCCTGGATGACCAAACACAACGGAAAATACTATATGCAGTACGGTGCGCCAGCAACAGAATTTAAAGGGTATGCAAATGGTGTCCATGTTGGCGATAATCCGCTTGGGCCGTTTACCTATCAAAAACATAATCCAATGTCTTACAAACCAGGCGGATTTGTGATTGGAGCAGGACACGGAAATACTTTCGCAGATAATTACGGAAATTATTGGAACACTGGAACTTGTAAAATCTCAATCAAAGATCGTTTTGAGCGACGCATAGATATGTTTCCAGCTGGATTTGATAAAGATGATGTAATGTATTCTATTACTTCTTATGGCGATTTTCCAATCGTTTTGCCAACAAGTGAACGCGATCAAACAAAAGGCGCTTCATCGGGTTGGATGTTACTTTCGTATAAAAAGCCTGTAACGGTTTCTTCTTCTGAAGAATGTATGGAAGTAGAAACACACAGAATGGATAACGGTGGCAAAAAAGTCTATGAGAAATTCTGCTACGGCCCCGAGAATTTAACCGATGAAAATATTCAAACCTATTGGTCAGCTAAAACAAGTAATCCTGGTGAATGGCTTCAAATGGATTTAGGAAGACCAATGGAAGTAAAGGCGCTACAGATTAATTATGCAGATCATAAAGCGACGCAGTTCAATAAAGCAATGGATATTTATTACCAATATAAAATATTCATGTCTGATGATGCTCAAAACTGGACGTTGGTAGTAGATAAATCTAAAAATGATAAAGATGCACCACACGATTACGTAGAATTGACAAAGCCATTTAAAGCGCGTTATATCAAAATGGAAAATATCCATAACGCTTCTGGATTATTTGCCATTTCAGATTTCAGAGTTTTTGGAAACGGATTAGCTTCAAAACCAAAAGCAGTGGCTTCATTTAAAGTTGATAGAAACAAAGCAGATTCCAGAAACGCCATGATTTCTTGGAAAAAACAAAACGATGCCGTTGGTTACAATATTTATTACGGAATTACTCCAGATAAATTATATAATAGTATTATGGTTTATGGCGACAATACGTATGATTTTAGAGGTTTAGATAAAGGAACAAAATATTATTTCACTATTGAGCCTTTTAATGAAAATGGTATTGGTTCAAAAAATAAGATTATCGAAGTAAAATAG
- a CDS encoding M20/M25/M40 family metallo-hydrolase — MKKTILLTALVLNGLLSSAQTNDEKNIKLFYKKALTEAKCYTWLEYLSNDIGARLSGSKGAAEAVEYTKRQLEALGLDKVYLQEVMVPHWVRGEKETAYILDGKVKTNVPICALGGSIATPKTGLTAEIIEVQGIKELNELGADKVKGKIVFFNRPMNPENIETFTSYGACVDQRYAGAKEAAKLGAVGTIVRSMNLRLDDFPHTGAQSYGDLPKEQYISTAAISTNGAELLSKSLKANPSLKFYFKQSCETLPDVLSHNVIGELTGSVNPDNIMVVGGHLDSWDLADGSHDDGAGVVQSMEVIRILKNLNYKPKNTIRVVLFMNEENGGKGGAKYEEVSKQKNENHIFALESDSGGFSPRGFSIEADDANLKKIQGFRDFFEPYLVHSFTIGHAGSDISHLTSKAIVKAGLKPDSQRYFDYHHAANDKFDAINKRELELGAATMTSLVYLIDQTGIELPKAN, encoded by the coding sequence ATGAAAAAAACGATTCTTTTAACTGCTTTAGTTTTAAACGGATTGCTGTCATCTGCTCAGACAAATGACGAAAAAAACATCAAATTATTTTATAAAAAAGCTTTAACCGAAGCAAAATGCTACACTTGGTTAGAATATTTGTCTAATGATATTGGAGCTCGTTTATCTGGTTCTAAAGGCGCTGCTGAAGCGGTAGAATATACCAAAAGACAATTAGAAGCATTAGGTTTAGATAAAGTCTATCTTCAAGAAGTAATGGTGCCGCACTGGGTTCGTGGCGAGAAAGAAACTGCTTATATTTTAGACGGAAAAGTAAAAACAAATGTGCCAATCTGTGCTTTAGGAGGCTCTATTGCAACACCAAAAACGGGTCTTACAGCAGAAATAATTGAAGTTCAAGGCATAAAAGAACTAAACGAACTTGGAGCAGACAAAGTAAAAGGCAAAATTGTTTTTTTCAACAGGCCAATGAATCCTGAAAACATTGAAACTTTTACATCTTACGGAGCATGTGTTGACCAAAGATATGCTGGTGCAAAAGAAGCTGCAAAATTAGGAGCAGTTGGAACAATTGTACGTTCAATGAATTTACGTTTAGACGATTTTCCTCATACAGGAGCGCAAAGTTATGGCGATTTACCAAAGGAACAATATATTTCAACAGCAGCAATTAGTACAAATGGAGCGGAATTATTGAGTAAATCTTTAAAAGCAAATCCGTCTTTAAAATTTTATTTCAAGCAATCTTGTGAAACCTTACCAGATGTATTGTCGCATAACGTAATTGGAGAGTTAACAGGAAGTGTAAATCCTGACAATATTATGGTTGTAGGCGGTCACTTAGATTCTTGGGACTTAGCTGATGGTTCTCATGACGATGGAGCAGGAGTAGTGCAGAGTATGGAAGTAATCAGAATTCTTAAGAATTTAAATTACAAACCTAAAAATACGATTCGAGTGGTTTTATTCATGAATGAAGAAAACGGCGGAAAAGGCGGTGCTAAATATGAAGAAGTTTCCAAACAAAAGAACGAAAACCATATTTTTGCTTTAGAAAGTGATTCAGGCGGATTTTCTCCAAGAGGATTTTCTATTGAAGCTGATGATGCGAACTTGAAAAAAATACAAGGATTCAGAGACTTTTTTGAGCCTTATTTAGTACATAGTTTTACCATTGGACACGCAGGTTCAGATATCAGTCATTTAACGTCTAAAGCGATTGTAAAAGCAGGTTTAAAACCAGATTCACAACGTTATTTTGATTACCACCATGCAGCAAACGATAAATTTGATGCCATCAACAAAAGAGAGTTAGAATTGGGTGCTGCAACGATGACTTCTTTAGTTTATTTAATTGACCAAACCGGAATTGAATTGCCAAAAGCGAACTAA
- a CDS encoding YiiX family permuted papain-like enzyme, whose amino-acid sequence MKSKKFLFPLITFVISFGCALFISLKVFPNNPFTGNKQEKKVASKYKDGDIIFQTSESKQCEAVRIATNSKFSHCGIIYDIDGKWFVFEAVQPVKLTPLEDWIKHGRDSKYVVKRLKNDTVLKPEVLQKMKDYSQQFDGKEYDAYFEWTDNRIYCSELVWKIYKNAAGIELSKLRELKEFNLTDPRVQTILKERYGNDIPLEEKVVAPSDLSDSSLLKTVIDTY is encoded by the coding sequence ATGAAAAGTAAGAAATTTTTATTTCCGTTGATTACATTCGTCATCAGTTTTGGGTGTGCTCTATTTATTAGTCTAAAAGTTTTTCCAAATAATCCGTTTACCGGAAATAAACAGGAAAAGAAAGTTGCTAGTAAATACAAAGATGGCGATATAATTTTTCAGACTTCTGAATCTAAACAATGTGAGGCGGTTCGTATTGCAACGAATTCTAAGTTTTCGCATTGTGGAATTATTTATGATATTGACGGAAAATGGTTTGTTTTTGAAGCCGTTCAGCCTGTGAAACTAACACCGCTTGAAGATTGGATCAAACATGGAAGAGACAGTAAATATGTGGTTAAAAGATTAAAAAATGATACTGTTTTAAAACCGGAAGTTTTGCAAAAAATGAAAGACTACAGTCAGCAGTTTGATGGTAAAGAATATGATGCTTATTTTGAATGGACAGACAACAGGATTTACTGCTCTGAGTTGGTTTGGAAAATTTATAAAAATGCAGCAGGAATTGAGTTGTCAAAACTTCGTGAATTGAAAGAATTTAATTTGACTGATCCAAGGGTTCAAACAATACTAAAAGAACGTTATGGCAATGATATTCCGTTGGAAGAGAAAGTCGTTGCTCCTTCTGACCTTTCCGATTCTAGTTTACTGAAAACTGTTATAGACACTTACTAA